In Pieris napi chromosome 2, ilPieNapi1.2, whole genome shotgun sequence, the following proteins share a genomic window:
- the LOC125060834 gene encoding cuticle protein 64-like, which produces MNSFITFACLLAVAATANGYGYGLGGLGGYRLSAPIISAPIITAPAYSTANLYKAAPIPVVRTSYVAAPVIRTVPVVRTVAVAAPAVSVASYGNYGGYGGYGSYGGYGGHGLSYGYGH; this is translated from the exons ATGAACTCCTTCATCACA TTTGCCTGCCTTTTGGCTGTTGCCGCTACCGCTAATGGCTATGGCTATGGCCTGGGTGGACTTGGTGGATACA GGTTGTCGGCGCCAATAATTAGCGCACCAATAATTACTGCCCCAGCGTACTCCACCGCGAACTTGTACAAGGCTGCGCCCATCCCTGTGGTCCGCACATCGTATGTAGCCGCTCCTGTCATCAGAACCGTACCTGTAGTCAGAACTGTGGCTGTAGCAGCTCCCGCTGTTAGTGTCGCTAGCTACGGAAATTACGGTGGCTACGGAGGTTACGGTAGCTACGGAGGTTACGGTGGTCACGGACTTAGCTACGGCTACGGACACTAA
- the LOC125062122 gene encoding uncharacterized protein LOC125062122 → MGCGSSGHVIAPAPAQENGSVANGHTVNEHNTHHDNDLPTVMLPDTPAKPKPPIAFEIPIKEFDSSHREITPPAHLQRLLRPPSTDISLPHIEEKLAEAEQRRQAILQQRAASAQKRSQKMTKSFQDIKKFDKTEFNHDETSHKLIIPPDPGHEDKLI, encoded by the exons aTGGGTTGCGGTTCATCTGGTCACGTGATTGCACCAGCACCTGCACAAGAAAACGGATCAGTCGCCAACGGACATACTGTCAACGAACATAATACTCACCATGATAATGATCTTCCCACCGTGATGCTTCCAGATACACCAGCAAAACCTAAACCAC CTATTGCCTTTGAAATTCCAATAAAAGAATTTGATAGTAGCCATCGGGAAATCACACCACCAGCTCATCTACAGCGGTTACTGCGTCCGCCCAGCACCGACATTAGTCTACCCCATATTGAGGAAAAACTAGCAGAGGCTGAACAAAGAAGGCAAGCA ATACTACAACAACGTGCGGCTTCAGCTCAAAAAAGGTCACAGAAAATGACAAAGAGCTTCCAGGATATCAAGAAATTCGACAAAACGGAATTT AATCATGATGAAACCAGTCACAAGCTCATCATTCCACCAGATCCAGGACATGAAGATAAATTAATctaa